A window of the Streptococcus sp. 116-D4 genome harbors these coding sequences:
- a CDS encoding YitT family protein, which translates to MKQAKRIKRWRYYLRRFAHQIKILRVLQSISREKYDEKISASLVYGFLSAVAVNFFFQPGHVYSSGATGLAQIISALSNHWFGFHIPISLTFYAINFPLMVLAWYQIGHKFTVFTFITVSMSSFFIQFIPVVTLTEDPIINALFGGVVMGLGIGFALRNNISSGGTDIVSLTIRKKTGRNVGSISFLVNGTIMLIAGLTFGWKYALYSVITIFVSSRVTDAVFTKQKRMQAMIVTNHPDKVIEKIHKKLHRGATMIHDAEGTYNHERKAILITVITRAEFNEFKQIMKQVDPGAFVSVSENVHILGRFVETEN; encoded by the coding sequence ATGAAACAAGCAAAACGAATTAAGCGGTGGCGCTATTATCTGCGCCGCTTTGCTCATCAGATAAAAATTTTACGTGTCTTACAAAGCATCTCTCGCGAAAAATATGATGAGAAGATTTCGGCCTCTCTGGTCTATGGTTTTTTATCAGCAGTAGCGGTCAATTTCTTTTTCCAACCAGGGCATGTGTATTCGAGTGGTGCGACAGGTCTGGCACAGATTATCTCTGCCTTGAGTAATCACTGGTTTGGTTTTCACATTCCGATTTCGCTGACCTTCTACGCCATTAATTTTCCTTTGATGGTCTTGGCTTGGTATCAGATTGGGCATAAGTTCACCGTCTTTACCTTTATCACGGTGTCCATGAGTTCCTTCTTTATCCAGTTTATTCCTGTGGTGACCTTGACGGAGGATCCCATTATCAACGCCCTTTTTGGGGGTGTTGTCATGGGCTTGGGGATTGGTTTTGCTCTTCGCAACAATATCTCCAGCGGTGGGACAGATATCGTCAGCCTGACCATTCGCAAGAAAACAGGGAGGAATGTTGGTAGTATTTCTTTCTTGGTAAATGGAACTATCATGCTGATAGCAGGTTTGACCTTTGGTTGGAAATACGCTCTCTATTCTGTGATTACCATCTTTGTCTCTAGCCGTGTCACAGACGCTGTCTTTACCAAGCAAAAACGCATGCAGGCCATGATTGTGACCAATCACCCAGACAAGGTAATTGAAAAAATCCATAAAAAATTGCACCGCGGAGCAACCATGATCCACGATGCAGAAGGAACCTATAATCATGAGAGAAAGGCAATCTTAATTACCGTTATCACACGAGCAGAGTTTAATGAATTTAAACAGATTATGAAACAGGTGGATCCAGGTGCCTTTGTCTCTGTGTCTGAGAATGTTCATATTCTGGGACGATTCGTTGAAACAGAAAATTAG
- the ilvD gene encoding dihydroxy-acid dehydratase: MTELDKRHRSSIYDSMVKSPNRAMLRATGMTDKDFETPIVGVISTWAENTPCNIHLHDFGKLAKEGVKSAGAWPVQFGTITVADGIAMGTPGMRFSLTSRDIIADSIEAAMGGHNVDAFVAIGGCDKNMPGSMIAIANMDIPAIFAYGGTIAPGNLDGKDIDLVSVFEGIGKWNHGDMTAEDVKRLECNACPGPGGCGGMYTANTMATAIEVLGMSLPGSSSHPAESADKKEDIEAAGRAVVKMLELGLKPSDILTREAFEDAITVTMALGGSTNATLHLLAIAHAANVDLSLEDFNTIQERVPHLADLKPSGQYVFQDLYEVGGVPAVMRYLLANGFLHGDRITCTGKTVAENLADFADLTPGQKVIMPLENPKRADGPLIILNGNLAPDGAVAKVSGVKVRRHVGPAKVFDSEEDAIQAVLTDEIVDGDVVVVRFVGPKGGPGMPEMLSLSSMIVGKGQGDKVALLTDGRFSGGTYGLVVGHIAPEAQDGGPIAYLRTGDIVTVDQDTKEISMAVSQKELEKRKAETTLPPLYSRGVLGKYAHIVSSASRGAVTDFWNMDKSGKK, encoded by the coding sequence TAATTTCGACTTGGGCGGAAAATACACCATGTAATATCCACTTGCACGATTTTGGGAAATTGGCTAAAGAAGGTGTCAAATCTGCAGGTGCTTGGCCTGTTCAGTTTGGGACAATTACCGTAGCGGACGGGATTGCCATGGGAACGCCCGGTATGCGCTTCTCTTTGACATCTCGTGATATCATTGCGGACTCTATCGAGGCGGCTATGGGTGGTCACAACGTGGATGCCTTTGTCGCTATCGGTGGCTGTGATAAGAATATGCCTGGTTCTATGATTGCCATTGCCAATATGGACATCCCAGCTATTTTCGCCTATGGTGGAACCATTGCACCGGGAAATCTTGATGGCAAAGACATTGACTTGGTTTCTGTCTTTGAGGGGATCGGAAAATGGAACCACGGTGATATGACAGCTGAGGACGTCAAACGTCTTGAATGTAATGCCTGCCCTGGCCCTGGTGGCTGTGGTGGTATGTACACAGCTAATACCATGGCGACTGCTATCGAAGTTCTCGGTATGAGTTTGCCAGGCTCATCCTCTCATCCAGCTGAATCAGCTGATAAGAAAGAAGACATCGAAGCAGCAGGACGTGCTGTTGTTAAGATGTTGGAGCTCGGTCTCAAACCATCAGACATCTTGACTCGTGAAGCCTTTGAAGATGCCATCACTGTAACCATGGCTCTCGGTGGTTCTACCAATGCCACTCTTCACTTGCTTGCCATTGCCCATGCTGCCAATGTTGACTTGTCACTTGAGGACTTCAATACGATCCAAGAACGTGTGCCTCACTTGGCTGACTTGAAACCATCTGGTCAGTATGTCTTCCAAGACCTCTACGAAGTCGGTGGTGTGCCTGCGGTTATGAGATATCTCTTGGCAAATGGTTTCCTTCACGGGGACCGCATCACATGTACTGGTAAGACTGTCGCTGAGAACTTGGCTGACTTTGCAGACCTCACTCCAGGTCAAAAAGTTATCATGCCACTTGAAAATCCAAAACGTGCAGATGGTCCGCTTATCATCTTGAACGGGAATCTTGCCCCTGACGGTGCGGTTGCCAAGGTATCAGGTGTTAAAGTGCGCCGTCACGTTGGACCAGCTAAGGTCTTTGACTCAGAAGAAGATGCGATTCAGGCTGTTCTGACAGATGAAATCGTTGATGGCGATGTAGTCGTTGTTCGTTTCGTTGGACCTAAGGGTGGTCCTGGTATGCCTGAGATGCTGTCACTTTCATCAATGATTGTTGGTAAAGGTCAGGGAGACAAGGTTGCCCTCTTGACAGACGGACGTTTCTCTGGTGGTACTTATGGTCTGGTTGTTGGACATATCGCTCCTGAAGCTCAGGATGGTGGACCAATTGCCTACCTTCGTACAGGCGATATCGTTACGGTTGACCAAGATACTAAAGAAATTTCCATGGCCGTATCCCAAAAAGAACTTGAAAAACGCAAGGCAGAAACAACCTTGCCACCACTTTACAGCCGTGGTGTCCTCGGTAAATATGCCCATATCGTATCATCTGCTTCACGCGGAGCCGTGACAGACTTCTGGAATATGGACAAGTCAGGTAAAAAATAA
- a CDS encoding DUF3169 family protein has translation MNMKKKRGLLFLIPFVLGVFLYMFVDMLKAGSEFHGIMLDVKILIPWISAICLLSGFVGIVLTFNFLKKSRKFHSLYQEEMDDDLNETYYVQMYRNLEFGTITSSITSVAILLALVISGSEVIVLDVSHITFSLSFLELVLLLQSQKYLSKTIAIVRQFDLALFSTPKDVLNYINSYDEGERQANLEQSFRILFQLNNYVLPGLYIFLFIISFLTGEIQLLAFLLVGAIHIYINVMQLPMVKRYFK, from the coding sequence ATGAATATGAAAAAGAAACGTGGTTTGTTATTTTTAATTCCTTTTGTCTTGGGAGTTTTTTTGTACATGTTTGTAGATATGTTGAAGGCTGGTTCCGAATTCCACGGAATTATGTTAGATGTAAAAATCTTGATACCATGGATATCAGCTATTTGTTTACTATCAGGTTTCGTTGGCATTGTTTTGACGTTCAATTTCTTAAAGAAAAGCAGAAAATTTCACTCCTTGTATCAAGAGGAAATGGATGATGATTTGAATGAAACCTATTATGTGCAAATGTATCGGAATCTTGAGTTTGGAACCATTACTTCTAGTATTACAAGTGTAGCGATTTTATTGGCTCTTGTCATCTCAGGTAGTGAAGTAATTGTACTCGATGTAAGTCATATAACATTTTCCCTTTCCTTTTTGGAATTAGTGCTGCTCTTGCAGAGTCAAAAATATCTTTCTAAAACAATTGCGATTGTTCGTCAATTTGATTTGGCTCTTTTCTCTACACCAAAGGATGTCTTGAACTATATTAATTCTTATGATGAAGGGGAGCGTCAGGCTAATTTGGAACAGAGTTTTCGGATTTTATTCCAATTAAATAACTATGTCTTACCAGGCTTATATATTTTTCTTTTTATCATTTCTTTCTTGACAGGAGAGATTCAGTTACTAGCTTTCTTGCTTGTAGGAGCGATTCATATTTATATCAATGTGATGCAGTTACCTATGGTGAAACGTTATTTTAAATAA
- a CDS encoding helix-turn-helix transcriptional regulator, giving the protein MQLKNRLKELRARDGLNQTDLAKLAGVSRQTISLLERDEYTPSIIIALKISQIFNETVESVFRLEEDE; this is encoded by the coding sequence ATGCAACTAAAAAATCGTCTAAAAGAACTTCGGGCTCGCGATGGTCTCAATCAAACCGACCTAGCCAAGCTAGCTGGGGTTTCCAGACAGACCATTAGCCTACTAGAACGGGATGAGTACACCCCATCCATTATCATTGCCCTGAAAATATCTCAAATTTTCAACGAAACAGTCGAATCGGTATTTCGCTTGGAGGAGGACGAGTGA
- a CDS encoding CPBP family intramembrane glutamic endopeptidase yields MKLLKNLGWFVLAFLSFLFIYGTVQSGAVEALKLGASPYAVTLLYVALAGVYVYGIYKWYQKGPVRIEKSDFNRFIWLPALVWFLSLVVQFFLPNDPSVNQQMAIDLTLSQPLFSFFAVVIFAPLTEELIFRGMLARYLFPKQDNSKQTLIFLLVSSLLFALIHFPGDVQQFFVYFSLGFSLGLAYISRKGLVYSISLHALNNLVGFLMILML; encoded by the coding sequence ATGAAATTACTTAAAAACCTTGGCTGGTTTGTTCTTGCTTTCTTATCATTTTTGTTTATCTATGGGACCGTTCAGAGTGGGGCTGTAGAAGCTTTGAAACTAGGCGCTTCACCCTATGCTGTTACCTTGCTCTATGTGGCCTTGGCTGGAGTTTATGTGTACGGCATTTACAAATGGTATCAGAAAGGTCCTGTTCGTATTGAGAAGAGTGACTTCAACCGATTTATTTGGCTTCCTGCCTTGGTTTGGTTCTTATCTCTGGTTGTCCAGTTTTTCTTGCCAAATGATCCTTCAGTAAATCAACAAATGGCGATAGACTTGACCTTGTCTCAACCACTTTTCTCATTCTTTGCGGTCGTTATTTTTGCTCCTTTGACGGAAGAGCTTATCTTTAGAGGAATGTTGGCGCGCTATCTCTTTCCTAAGCAGGACAATAGTAAACAAACTCTGATTTTCCTTCTGGTATCTAGTCTTCTGTTTGCCTTGATTCATTTTCCAGGTGATGTGCAACAATTTTTTGTCTATTTTAGCCTGGGTTTTAGTTTAGGCTTGGCTTACATTAGCAGAAAAGGTCTGGTCTACAGTATTTCTCTCCACGCTTTGAATAATTTAGTCGGCTTTTTGATGATTCTCATGCTATAA
- the aspS gene encoding aspartate--tRNA ligase yields the protein MKRSMYAGRVRKEHIGQEMTLKGWVGRRRDLGGLIFIDLRDREGIMQLVINPEKVSAEVMATAESLRSEFVIEVTGQVAAREQANDKLPTGAVELNVTALTVLNTAKTTPFEIKDGIEANDDTRLRYRYLDLRRPEMLENLKLRAKVTHSIRNYLDELEFIDVETPFLSKSTPEGARDYLVPSRVNRGHFYALPQSPQITKQLLMNAGFDRYYQIVKCFRDEDLRGDRQPEFTQVDLETSFLTEQEIQDITEGLIARVMKETKGIEVTLPFPRMKYDDAMARYGSDKPDTRFDMLLQDLTEVVKGVDFKVFSEAPAVKAIVVKGAADNYSRKDIDKMTEVAKQYGAKGLAWVKVVDGEVNGPVAKFLTGIQAELTTALALEDKDLVLFVADTFEVANAALGALRGRIAKELGLIDGDKFNFLWVVDWPMFEWSEEEGRYMSAHHPFTLPQEETAHELEGDLAKVRAIAYDIVLNGYELGGGSLRINQKDLQERMFKALGFSAEEANDQFGFLLEAMDYGFPPHGGLAIGLDRFVMLLAGEENIREVIAFPKNNKATDPMTQAPSTVALKQLEELSLQVEEDETSKTN from the coding sequence ATGAAACGTAGTATGTACGCTGGTCGTGTTCGCAAGGAGCACATCGGACAAGAAATGACTTTGAAAGGATGGGTTGGCCGTCGTCGTGACCTTGGTGGTTTGATCTTTATCGATCTTCGTGACCGTGAAGGAATCATGCAGTTGGTTATCAACCCTGAAAAAGTCTCTGCAGAGGTTATGGCAACAGCTGAAAGCCTTCGTAGCGAATTTGTTATCGAGGTGACTGGACAGGTCGCTGCGCGTGAGCAAGCCAATGATAAGTTGCCAACTGGTGCGGTTGAGTTAAACGTGACCGCTCTGACAGTGCTGAATACAGCTAAGACAACCCCATTTGAGATTAAGGATGGCATTGAGGCTAATGACGATACACGTTTGCGTTACCGTTACCTTGACCTTCGTCGTCCAGAAATGTTGGAAAATCTTAAACTTCGTGCTAAGGTGACCCACTCTATCCGCAACTACTTGGATGAGTTGGAGTTTATCGACGTGGAGACACCATTCCTTTCTAAGTCAACGCCAGAAGGGGCGCGTGACTATTTGGTGCCATCTCGTGTTAATAGAGGGCATTTCTACGCTCTTCCTCAAAGTCCACAGATTACAAAACAGCTCTTGATGAATGCTGGTTTTGATCGTTACTACCAAATCGTCAAATGTTTCCGTGATGAGGACTTGCGTGGAGACCGTCAGCCTGAGTTTACTCAGGTCGACTTGGAAACGTCTTTCCTTACTGAGCAAGAAATCCAAGATATCACAGAAGGCTTGATTGCGCGCGTGATGAAAGAAACTAAAGGTATCGAAGTGACGCTTCCATTCCCTCGTATGAAATACGATGATGCTATGGCTCGTTATGGTTCTGACAAGCCAGATACTCGTTTTGACATGTTGCTTCAGGACCTGACAGAAGTGGTCAAAGGTGTAGACTTTAAAGTCTTTTCAGAAGCACCTGCTGTCAAAGCCATTGTGGTCAAAGGCGCTGCGGACAACTATTCACGTAAAGACATCGACAAGATGACGGAAGTAGCCAAGCAGTACGGTGCCAAAGGTCTTGCTTGGGTCAAGGTGGTTGATGGAGAAGTAAACGGACCAGTTGCCAAGTTCTTGACTGGCATCCAAGCAGAATTGACAACAGCGCTTGCTCTTGAAGATAAGGACTTGGTTCTCTTTGTGGCGGATACGTTTGAGGTGGCCAATGCAGCTCTTGGTGCCCTTCGTGGACGTATTGCCAAAGAGCTTGGCTTGATTGATGGCGATAAATTCAACTTCCTTTGGGTGGTTGACTGGCCAATGTTTGAATGGTCTGAAGAAGAAGGCCGCTACATGAGCGCTCACCACCCATTCACCCTTCCACAGGAAGAGACTGCTCACGAATTAGAAGGTGATTTGGCTAAGGTTCGTGCCATTGCTTACGATATCGTCTTGAACGGTTATGAGCTTGGTGGGGGTAGTCTTCGTATCAACCAAAAAGACCTTCAAGAACGTATGTTCAAGGCTCTTGGTTTCTCAGCCGAAGAAGCAAATGACCAGTTTGGTTTCCTTCTTGAAGCCATGGACTATGGTTTCCCACCACATGGTGGCTTAGCTATCGGGCTTGACCGATTTGTCATGCTCTTAGCTGGAGAAGAAAATATCCGTGAAGTCATTGCCTTTCCTAAGAATAACAAGGCAACTGATCCAATGACACAAGCTCCTTCAACAGTAGCTCTCAAACAACTAGAGGAACTCAGCTTACAAGTAGAAGAAGATGAAACAAGCAAAACGAATTAA
- the hisS gene encoding histidine--tRNA ligase yields the protein MKLQKPKGTQDILPAESAKWQYVEGFAREIFKRYNYAEVRTPIFEHYEVISRSVGDTTDIVTKEMYDFYDKGDRHITLRPEGTAPVVRSYVENKLFAPEVQKPSKFYYMGPMFRYERPQAGRLRQFHQIGVECFGSSNPATDVETIAMAAHFLKAIGIQGVKLHLNTLGNPESRAAYRQALIDYLTPLKETLSKDSQRRLEENPLRVLDSKEKEDKVAVENAPSILDFLDEESQAHFDAVRQMLENLGVDYIIDTNMVRGLDYYNHTIFEFITEIEGNDLTVCAGGRYDGLVSYFGGPETAGFGFGLGVERLLLILEKQDVALPIENALDVYIAVLGEGANVKALELVQALRQQGFKAERDYLNRKLKAQFKSADVFAAKTLITLGESEVESGQVTVKNNQTREEVQVSFETISQNFSEIFEKLGF from the coding sequence ATGAAATTACAAAAACCAAAAGGAACGCAGGATATTTTACCTGCTGAATCTGCCAAGTGGCAGTACGTTGAGGGCTTTGCCCGTGAGATTTTCAAGCGCTATAACTATGCGGAAGTGCGCACGCCCATTTTTGAGCATTACGAGGTTATCAGTCGCTCTGTCGGAGATACAACCGATATCGTAACCAAGGAAATGTATGACTTCTATGACAAGGGTGACCGCCATATCACCCTCCGTCCAGAAGGAACTGCTCCCGTTGTCCGTTCCTATGTGGAAAATAAACTTTTCGCCCCAGAAGTGCAAAAGCCAAGTAAGTTCTACTACATGGGGCCCATGTTCCGCTATGAGCGCCCACAAGCAGGTCGTTTGCGCCAGTTCCATCAGATTGGTGTTGAGTGTTTTGGCTCTAGCAATCCAGCTACCGATGTGGAGACCATCGCGATGGCAGCCCATTTCTTGAAAGCAATCGGTATCCAAGGTGTTAAATTGCACCTTAACACTCTTGGAAATCCTGAGAGCCGTGCGGCCTACCGTCAAGCCTTGATTGACTATTTGACACCGCTCAAGGAGACCTTGTCTAAGGATAGCCAACGTCGTTTGGAGGAAAATCCTCTCCGTGTCTTGGACTCTAAGGAAAAAGAAGACAAGGTGGCAGTAGAGAATGCGCCGTCTATCTTGGACTTTCTTGATGAAGAAAGTCAAGCTCACTTTGATGCTGTGCGTCAGATGTTGGAAAATCTTGGAGTAGACTACATCATCGATACCAATATGGTGCGTGGTCTGGACTACTATAACCACACGATTTTCGAGTTTATCACTGAGATTGAGGGCAATGACTTGACAGTCTGTGCGGGTGGTCGTTACGATGGTTTGGTTTCTTACTTTGGAGGCCCTGAAACTGCTGGCTTTGGTTTTGGACTTGGTGTAGAGCGCCTGCTTCTCATTCTTGAAAAGCAAGATGTGGCCCTCCCTATCGAGAATGCCCTAGATGTCTACATCGCAGTCTTGGGTGAAGGAGCAAATGTCAAGGCCTTGGAGTTGGTACAAGCCCTTCGCCAACAAGGTTTCAAAGCAGAGCGTGATTACCTCAACCGTAAACTCAAAGCTCAGTTTAAGTCAGCCGATGTCTTTGCGGCTAAGACCCTCATCACCCTAGGAGAGAGTGAAGTCGAAAGCGGACAAGTGACGGTCAAGAACAATCAAACCCGAGAAGAAGTGCAAGTGTCATTTGAGACAATCAGCCAAAACTTCTCAGAAATCTTTGAAAAACTAGGATTTTAA
- a CDS encoding helix-turn-helix domain-containing protein has translation MEQIGKVFRQLRESRNISLRQATGGRFSPSMLSRFETGQNELSVEKFLFALENISASVEEILFLARGFQYDTDSELRKEIIDVLDPKNIAPLEDLYRKEYQKQADSQNKQKHILNAIIIKSYMKSMDERVELTAEERKVLHDYLFSTEIWGIYELNLFSVSSPFLSISLFTRYVREMVRKSDFLMEMSGNRNLFHTILLNGFLASIECEEFTNASYFKRVIEEHFYNENETYFRIVYLWAEGLLDSKQGRVKEGRKKMEEAVRIFEMLGCNKSADYYRRKTPDS, from the coding sequence ATGGAGCAGATTGGAAAAGTCTTTAGACAATTACGAGAGTCAAGAAATATCTCGCTGAGACAAGCAACTGGAGGACGATTTTCGCCGTCTATGTTGTCCCGCTTTGAAACAGGTCAGAATGAGCTTTCGGTGGAAAAGTTTCTATTTGCCCTAGAAAATATATCTGCCAGTGTGGAGGAAATCCTCTTTCTGGCCAGAGGTTTTCAGTATGATACAGATTCTGAGTTGAGAAAAGAAATCATAGATGTCTTGGATCCAAAGAACATAGCTCCGCTTGAAGACTTGTATCGCAAGGAGTATCAAAAGCAGGCCGATTCTCAAAACAAACAGAAACATATTTTAAATGCCATTATTATCAAGTCCTATATGAAGAGCATGGATGAAAGGGTGGAGTTAACGGCAGAGGAAAGGAAAGTCCTTCATGATTACTTGTTTTCTACCGAGATCTGGGGAATCTATGAACTCAATTTATTTTCAGTCAGTTCTCCCTTCTTATCTATTTCTCTTTTTACTAGATATGTACGAGAAATGGTACGTAAATCTGATTTTCTAATGGAAATGTCTGGCAATCGAAATCTGTTTCACACTATACTATTGAATGGTTTTTTAGCTAGCATTGAATGTGAAGAATTTACCAATGCCTCTTATTTTAAACGTGTTATCGAAGAACATTTCTACAATGAAAATGAGACCTATTTCCGAATTGTCTATTTGTGGGCAGAGGGTCTCCTTGACAGCAAGCAAGGTAGAGTCAAGGAAGGTCGGAAAAAGATGGAAGAGGCTGTCCGTATTTTTGAGATGCTAGGCTGTAACAAATCTGCCGATTACTATAGAAGAAAAACTCCCGATTCTTGA
- a CDS encoding transporter: MKLLFRNQAYRLLTLSRFFNAFGASIFNLVFIVYASTLPQASFAVAMANIVMIIPTLFTVFVGIRADYTRDKVKWMVYSGLFQAVLFFLAALVVQQASLFAFSSLCLINVISDVISDFAGGLRMPLIKEKVAEEDLMEAYSFSQFITYISAIGGQAFGVWLLGLSVNNFSLVAGINACFFLVSASILFLGKSKLSLSMSSAAGESQKNDKLSIKDQFLTIYRNLRLVFLKSGQKNFGFMLFAVLLINALGGALGGIYNIFFLSHSLLDFSYTEALFISQFCALLAIIISSLTGNDYFGKQSLPRLMMWATVGLSLVGLANVFNQVVLGLLFLFFTLYVSGKVSPKISAMLLKNLAPEVLARTSNFLGLLFTLSVPVGTACFSLVAVWNIQLTWMLFVGFSLLAILLTVINLKNDI, translated from the coding sequence ATGAAACTATTGTTCAGAAATCAAGCTTATCGTCTCTTGACTTTGTCACGCTTCTTCAATGCTTTTGGTGCTTCGATTTTTAATCTGGTATTTATCGTCTATGCATCGACCTTGCCACAGGCCTCCTTTGCTGTTGCTATGGCGAATATTGTCATGATTATTCCGACTCTCTTTACAGTTTTTGTAGGGATTCGGGCAGATTACACGAGGGATAAGGTCAAATGGATGGTCTATAGCGGTTTGTTTCAGGCGGTTTTATTTTTTCTAGCAGCCCTAGTTGTTCAGCAAGCTAGTCTCTTTGCCTTTTCTAGCCTGTGTTTGATCAATGTTATCAGTGATGTGATTAGTGATTTTGCAGGTGGTTTACGAATGCCTCTCATTAAGGAAAAAGTAGCTGAAGAGGATTTGATGGAAGCTTATTCTTTTTCCCAGTTTATCACCTATATTTCAGCTATTGGTGGTCAAGCTTTCGGAGTTTGGCTCTTAGGTCTATCGGTCAACAATTTTTCCCTCGTTGCGGGAATCAATGCCTGCTTTTTCCTCGTATCAGCCTCTATTCTCTTTTTAGGAAAAAGCAAATTGAGCCTGTCAATGTCATCTGCCGCTGGTGAATCACAAAAAAATGATAAGCTTTCTATCAAAGACCAGTTCCTAACAATTTACCGAAATTTACGCCTCGTTTTTCTTAAAAGTGGACAGAAAAACTTTGGTTTTATGCTCTTTGCTGTCTTGCTGATCAATGCCTTGGGTGGCGCTTTGGGTGGAATTTATAATATCTTCTTCTTGAGCCATTCTCTTTTGGATTTTTCTTACACAGAGGCATTATTTATCAGTCAATTCTGTGCTTTGTTAGCAATCATCATCAGTAGCCTTACGGGCAATGATTACTTTGGGAAGCAGTCCCTGCCTAGATTGATGATGTGGGCGACTGTAGGACTCAGTCTAGTTGGTCTGGCTAACGTATTCAATCAAGTCGTGCTTGGCTTGCTATTTCTCTTCTTTACTCTGTATGTGTCTGGTAAAGTTTCACCAAAGATTAGTGCCATGCTCCTGAAAAATCTAGCTCCAGAGGTTCTAGCTCGTACCAGTAATTTTTTAGGTTTATTATTTACCTTATCTGTACCTGTGGGAACAGCCTGTTTTTCACTAGTAGCCGTATGGAATATACAGTTGACTTGGATGCTATTTGTTGGTTTTTCCTTGCTAGCTATTCTTTTGACAGTTATTAATCTTAAAAATGATATCTAA
- a CDS encoding metal-sulfur cluster assembly factor codes for MRDDIKINDRALALQDQIIEKLEKVFDTDVELDVYNLGLIYEINLDEMGLCKIVMTFTDTACDCAESLPIEIVAGLKQIDGIEDVKVEVTWSPAWKITRISRYGRIALGLPPR; via the coding sequence ATGAGAGACGATATCAAAATCAATGACCGTGCTTTGGCCTTACAAGACCAAATTATCGAAAAACTAGAGAAGGTTTTTGATACAGATGTGGAATTGGATGTTTACAATCTAGGACTGATTTATGAAATCAATCTGGACGAAATGGGTCTCTGCAAGATTGTCATGACCTTCACTGACACCGCCTGTGATTGTGCCGAAAGCTTGCCTATCGAAATCGTGGCAGGTCTGAAACAAATTGATGGTATCGAAGATGTCAAGGTTGAAGTCACCTGGTCGCCTGCTTGGAAAATCACACGAATCAGTCGCTATGGCCGTATTGCCCTTGGACTGCCACCTCGTTAA